The Callospermophilus lateralis isolate mCalLat2 chromosome 18, mCalLat2.hap1, whole genome shotgun sequence nucleotide sequence gtggagagctgctctgtcaTCTCAAGCCCTCAAGGTGAATGTCACCTTAGTACTGAGTGTGCTCAGCTGGCTGGGGAGTGCCTTTCAAGTTTCCATGTTTTTCTCATATTTATCCTGGGGCTGTGGGTCTGGGGCAAGCAGGTCACAgaggtggagagctgctctgtcaTCTCAAGCCCTCAAGGTGAATGTCACTTTAGTGCTGAGTGTGCTCAGCTGGCTGGGGAGTGCCTTTCAAGTTTCTGACTGTGGAGTTACTGTTCTCTGCATGTCCCTATTGTATGTGTTTCTGGAGGAAGTCATTATAGAGGGCCCATACTTAAGGAACAGGGAGTTAGCTGCACCTCCTCGATGGCCTTGTCTGCCTTAGTTATGTGGTATGCTTCTTCACAAGAGGTTTCTGCACAAGAGAATTGCATGTTGTAAATAATTTATCTCAGTCTAtagcttttctttttgttctgtcttTCACAGagtatacaatttaattttttcatgtgatgctggggattgaacccagggcctcacatatgccaggcaggtgctctaccactgagctataccccaaccctttaaaaatctcccaggctggccttgaatttgcaatctccctgcctcagcctttttttttaaagagagagagagagagaattttttaatattgatttttttagttttcgtcggacacaacatctttgtttgtatgtggtgttgaggattgaacctgggccgcacgcatgccaggtgagccacatccccagcccccctgccTCATCCTTTTGAGTAATTAGGATTCTTGGCATGCAACACCACACTTGgtaaaaatttgattttataaaGTCCATGCTATCAATATTTTCTTCTGCCAATTTACTTTTAGTATTGTGTGTTAAAACTCATCaccaagggctagggatgtagctgagtATTGTAGCTGAGGTTGTATGTAGCTGAGGTTGTCCACCATGTGTGCTGCCCTGCATTTGGTCCCCAGttccagaacacacacacacacacacacacacacacacacacacacaaacacacagtatCACAAAGATTACATGGATTttcttctgtttcactgaatataGTTTTCAAAGCTTGTTAAATCACCACTTTTTGACAAATAGTGTTTAATgggtttcatttccatttgaatttccaaAATCATGTGCCAGGTTTCTCTTCTtgcaactaaaaggctcaggggccactccaggtaaactgggctgactgggctgtgCAAAATGACCACACAAGagatacaaatacctttttctttggggtcgttgtgacggctcctctgaccttaagggtcctcaggaagatagagagagagcatgcactgaccccttttattgaggagaagctattcaaaagaggcaaggggtcaggtttcaggggactgagtctatcttcatgatgtccactgtcagcaggttgactgacacctgggtaggccacacccaaggacacagtaagagaaggggacccacaaggcacttccatggaagattctaccctaaacagggcaagggttatatcacaaaggaacaggtgagcgtaggTCCACCcatgggctgtagcaagacaaatCTATGCCCCAGACACCGACCCTTGAACCCAAgaaggtggggaaagctctgccacatttctgtgactgagcgcctcagcacccagcgggggagtgtgactcagtcacgtcAAAGTTGGTCTCCCACACAGTTGCCTCCTGGACTCCCAGCCCCTGAGCGGACAGTGGTGGTCAGCAGGAGGATGCTCACTTCCTGGGCCCCTGCTTGGCCTCCCTAAGGTCCCTGCCTGCCCCTCAGCACCCTGTATCAGGGGCTGCACCTGAGACCAGGTCTCTCCCTCTTCCCAGGCCAGCTTCCCCTCTCCAGGACTGACCACTAGGCCAGGACcaactccacacaggcctcactcCCAGGATGGAGGCTCGAGCCCCAGGACGGCCTTCCTGTTTACAGCACTGCCTGCCCCTGCCCACAGCACAAGCTGCACTCTGCCACCATGACCACGGGGACCCCAGGACAGAGACTCCCAGCAGCTGGCAAGCAGAGCCGTGTGCAGCTGCAGGCCACCTGTGTGGGGACCTCCAGGAGCTCTGTGCTGAGCCCTCTGGAGTCGGGGACTCAACGTTCTACGTCACTCTTAGCATGTGCATTTGAGGAGGGCAGCATGGAGCCCCTGTGCAGGCACAGTGTGCAGGGGCCTCTTGGGGTTATGCAGGGAGTTCACATTCCACATTACCTCCAGCCTAGGTATGTCCCTGAAGACCCAGAAACAGACGCTGGAATGAAAACTTGTGTGTGAACATTCACAGCAGCACCATGCACAAGGGTCAGAAAGGAGAAGTGACCCAGTTGtccactgaggaggaatggggaaCAGGATGAGTCCATccacatgatggaatattactcagtcttgaAAAGGACTTCAgctctgacacatgctacaagtGGGACGGACCTTGAGACCTGGGACTCGGTGAGAGAAGCTGACACAGAGTGTGGATTCCATGGGCAGGACCTATCCACATCAGGCCATCGAGACACAGGCAGTGGGCAGGTGATGGGGCTGGGCAGGGGACTGGGTACTGCTGGAGTGCAGGTGCCTTCCAGGGGTAAATGGGCTGTTTGGAAGTAGAGGCGCTGGGTGCCCATTGCTGTGAAGGCAACTGATGTCCAGCTCGATCCCTGGCTGATGGACTTGTGCACGTCCAGCACAGCTACAGCCCATGCTCAGGTTCCAGCTCTCAGTGACCCAGCACCAAGTGGAGGCAGAGAGGCCAACCTCAGAGACACCAGTGTGGCCACACGTTCTGGGGAATGCAGGTGACCTGTGGGGACCTTGGAGAACACACAGGGGCATTACAAGCTGAAGCTGGGTGACACTGGACATAGCATGGGGCAGTCCTGGGGGGGACCACATCCCAGGGCAGCAGCTGCACAGATGACGTTGAGGTGGTCACATTTATTATCAGCTGTGAACAGCGGTCAGGCAGGGAGTGCCCTGCCAGAGCCGAACCTGGCCTgaccccagggacggaggcctggCTCAAGCTGCATTGGACGGTGGGGTTCCTCAGCCAGAAGTGGCAGGATGCAAGGCCTCTCACCCCCAGGCCCAGGACCtgcgggaggagagggtggaggtGAGTCCCTGGGCACAGCTAAGTCTCCCGGCGGCACCAGCCACGGCAGTGCCAGCCACACCAGCTTCCTAAACCTCCCGTAAACGTCTCTGTGTATAGCAGGGCACATGGGGCCTTGGGAGGGTTGTTTTCCAGGTGGACAGATGTCCCCATGGATGCTGCCAAGCCCGCTCCAGTCCCCTAGGTCAAGATGCGTTACACCTGGCTGAGCAGCCATGACCGGGAGCCAAGCTGATCCTGGCAGGGACACCCCACTGACCTTGAAGACGTGTTCTGCCTGCGGGTCCCGCAACAGCTGCTCTGGACTCAGGCTGTCCGCTGCAGAGGTCATGTACAGGTCGGAGTAGTCAGCCCCCCCGAAACAGCAGGACGTCACCCTGGACACTGGCACCTCCGGGGTGCACAGCCGCGTCCCTGTGAGTAAAGCTCAGGTATATCCCTGAAGCCCAGCCACCCATCTGCTGCTGGACCCCAGGTGGCCTGACTGTGCCCACTCCCCAGTGGGGCCCTGGGCCGGCTGGTTCTCCCTGGCACCTGCAGCACTTGATCCCCAAGTCTGCCCTTCCTCATGGACTGCAGGGGTCAgcagggccacctggagcccaggagctggagaggccaGTCTCCTGGAGGGAGATGGACACATTGTAAGAGGTTGGTCCTGTCCACATTTGCaccccagaacctgtgagtgggacctggtgtgggaacagggtctctgcagaggtcgttagtgaagggtcctgagatgggctcctcctgggtcagggggccctcatgcaatggccatgtcctcccaagagacagaggaggggacacagacccagaggaggagccccgtggagacagaggcagaaactggagtgaggggccacctggagcccaggagctggagaggcaggaggagcctTTCTGGAGCTCATGGAGGGAACTGGACACCATGGTAAGAGGTGGGTCCTGTCCACATTTGCaccccagaacctgtgagtggGACTGGTGTGGGAACAGGTCTCTGCAGAGGTCGTTAGTGAAGGGTCTGAGATGAGCTCCTCCTGGGTCAGGTGGCCCTCATGCAATGGCCGTGTCCTCCCaagagacagaggaggggacacagacccagaggaggagccccgtggagacggaggcagagactgcagggaggggccaccagcccagggccacctggagcccaggagctggagaggcaggaggagaCCCCTGGAGCCTGTGCAGGAAGCTCAGCCTATGACCCTAGTCCAGCCTCCGCCCTCCAGGGTGGGAGAGGACAAGGTCTTGTAGTTTTCAACCGCTGGTTTGTGGTCATTTTCTACATCAGCCCCTGTGTTCCCTGCACTGCCCATCTGCACAGGTCCCCCTGTAGCTGGACAAGCAAGTGGTCCCACTCCTGGACCCTGAACACCGTGGCACAGAGCACCCCATGGCCCCTCCTTGACCGACTGCCCTGTGCACACACCTGTCTCGGCGTCCATGCGGATCACCCTGCCTCCATCAATGCAGGCCACCCAGAGTGTCCCCGTGGTGTCCATGAACAGCCCATCTGGCATGCCTTGCTCTGGCTCCAGCTGGCACACCAGTCGTGGGTTTGCTGCGGCAGGACAGACAGAGGCGCGTGACCCCTCACTGCCCAGACCAGGGGGTGACATAGTGTGGCCTCAACAACGTGAGGGAGTGACAGACCCCGTGGTGCATCTGGGACCCCAGGAGGGGACTCAGGAGGGTGTGGGGGGCTGGCCATAAAAGGCCCtccccgagaagggcatggggggCTGGCCATGGTTGGTCCCTCCCAGTGAGGGCTTATGGGGCTGGCCATGGAGGCCCGTACTTCAGGGAGGATGTGGGGAGCTGGCCATGGAGGCTCCTACCCCAGTGAGGGTATGGGGGGCTGGCCACAGAGGCCCATACCTGAGGGAGGGGgtgctgggctggccagggaggccCCGCCCAGGTAGGGCATGGGGGCTGGCCATGGTGGCCCCACCCATAGAGGATGTGAGGGCTGACCATGGAGGCTCCTACCCCAGggagggtgtgtgtggggggctggTCAGGGTGGCCCCATCCAGGGAGGGTGTGGGGGCTGGCCACGGAGGCCTTCCTCTGGGGAGGGCGTGGGGGGCTAGCAACGGTGGCCCCTACCCAGGCCTCCTGTCTGCACGTCGTAGTCATAGGACCGCACAGAGTAGTCCAGGCCGTCCACGTGGTAGAGAGTGTGATGGTCCAGGGACCAGTCCAGCCCGTTGGGGATGCCCAGCTGGTCCAGCTGTCTGACCACGGAGCGGTCAGCATAGAGTGTGTACAGGGAGCCCTGCCCCGGCTCCCACACTCCTGGGGCGGACGCCTCTGGCATGGTGCCTGGAGAGAGTGGAAGGTCAGTGGTCAGCACCCCACCCTGTCCTGCCCACCCCACACAGACCCGCTGTGCAGAGAGCTGTGGTCACCCTCAGTCGGGGGACAGCAGGCAGGATGGCCCTCAGGCGGCATCTGTGAGTGAGCCTCTGTGCTGGGCGAAGGGGGGACCCCAGGGATGTTCCACTGGGAAGAGTCCTGCTCAGGCAGAGGTGCAGGGCCCTCAGCCGCATGTGAATGGCCTCTGGCCACTGCCCCACCCTGGCTGCTTCGACCCTCCCAGGGTCCTCTCTGGGCAGGGATCTGGGAAGAATGACATGGAAGCCATGGGCTTTGGAGCGGGAGGGAACCTGTGGGCTGCCCAGCACCTGCATGGCCCCCCGGGGGCCGCTTGCCAGCAGCCTGGGGAGGGCTCCTGAGGTCCCCACCCAGCTGGCACCCGCCATGACGGGAGGCTCTGCAGGTGGCCTGGGCCAGTCCTTTCAGCAGCCCACCTGCCACAAACCTCCCGGCGGGGTCCACCTTCCCGCCGTTGAACCTGTTGTGGGGCTT carries:
- the LOC143401656 gene encoding regucalcin-like — translated: MPEASAPGVWEPGQGSLYTLYADRSVVRQLDQLGIPNGLDWSLDHHTLYHVDGLDYSVRSYDYDVQTGGLANPRLVCQLEPEQGMPDGLFMDTTGTLWVACIDGGRVIRMDAETGVCTGQSVKEGPWGALCHGVQGPGVGPLACPATGGPVQMGSAGNTGADVENDHKPAVENYKTLSSPTLEGGGWTRVIG